DNA sequence from the Penicillium psychrofluorescens genome assembly, chromosome: 3 genome:
ccaccccgACATCCTgtaccgccgccgcctcccATGAGAACACCTGGAGGAGCGGCTTATGGTTCCCATGCGCAATTCCAACCGCCTTGGAtacctccgccgcctccgaTGACATCCGCCCATCCACAGAATCAACATGTGAATTATGGCCGCCCCTCGACTGCACCTTTCGCGatccctccccctcctccccctccgcctccgcctcaaACGAACAACGCGAACAACGCCCAGCCTGACAACCAGCCTCTCACATCCGCAACTTATATCCCGCGGCACGACCCGCCACTTACATCCGCCACATATATTCCCGGTCATGACACTATTGGCGTCGGTATCCCACCCTTGTTTGAACCACGGACGCAGTACGAAGCATACAGCCATAACCAACCGCGACTGAATCAAGGGCACGGCATTTCCAGTGTCGATGGGACATACACAAGAGACGACGCGGCCCTCTATGGGAATGTTCACTACGACAAGGCGCAACCCTCGGGCGCAAGCCGGCCCCTCGAGATCGGAAAGTCGCCGAGCAATCGTCACAACGGGACCGGCGACCTATCACCCAACGACGCTCCTGATCACTGGCCATTGGATCGAGTCCTTTTGTGGCTGGCCGTGAATGGATTCTCCGATGACTGGCAAGAAACATTCAAGGCATTGGAGCTCCAAGGAGGCGAGTTTCTCGAGCTGGGTCTTGGGTCTGGTGGACGGGGCAACCTTGGCAAGATGCATCAAGTTGTTTACCCCCAGTTGGCCAAGGAGTGTGCCCGGCGGGGCTCTAAATATGACCAAGCCCACGAAcgagaggaagggaagcgCATGCGTAGGTTGAttcgccaaatccaagatgGTTCACAGGAGGCCTCGGTCTCTACGCCCCAACGAACGGACCCTCCGCAGTTCTCAGCGGAGCCCGTGCCAAGTTTCTATACGAACGCCGAGCCTCGCTctgctggtggtggtaatGACTTGTATTCCGACCCGTCGGCTGCGTTGCAGGCTCCGTCTTCCGCCCAGAGAACAAATGGACAAATGCGGTCTGTTACTGGGCCACCAACATCAGCTGGGCATGAATCTTCGACGGTTGATTCCCCTTCACGGGAGTCGGCAACCTGGTTTCGATCGGAAGCATCACGAAATGCTCTGTCATCCCTCAGCGACCAGAGACGAAAAAGCCCCTCAGTCTCCAGCGATTCGAGTCCCTATCCAGCGCCATCTTCTTACCGCCAGGACAAAGATAGCCCGAAGAGCGGCAGTCCAGCCATGCAGCAGGTGTCACCTGCTTACCCAGGGCTGAGCTCCTCGTCCGCCACAGATCTGACCATCAGACGCGAACATTCCCGGGGCAACAGTACAGAATCAATTCCCGGCGCCGGTTATGGTCCTGGGTCTACAGCAAGGTACTATGATTCCCGCAGACAGGGCCCGGATGGCACTCGTCCTTCTCCCCAAGACCGCCAATTCAGCTCGGAAATCTCGTCCTCGCTTCCGAGAGAGCAGAGCAAGGGTATTTTTAACCGCTTTTGGAGGAAGGCCAAGCTTGACTCGAGCCATCCGTCGCCGGATGATCAGTTTCTGGAGTCTCCAACAAGCCCAGAAGCCCATCCGAATGGGCCTTATCCTCAGCCGACCCTCAATTCCAGCGAGGTCTCTGTTGGCGAACGCCCGTCATCGACAAACGCGTCGGATCCCGAGAAGGTCGTGAGGACAAAACACACCAGCAAAAGCAAACGGTGGATCTTGGCCACCATGGATGGTTGGAACTACCGCCTCATTGACGTGTCTGAGATGGAAACGGTTGAGTCCCTGCGTACCGGGATTTGCCAGAACCTTGGTATTTCGGATTGGGGCAATGCGCAGATTTTTGTCACTGAGCCGGGGCAGTCGGAGCATGAGGAGCCCGTCAATGATACGAATCTGTCGCTCTACCGCAGAAACAGATGCGACCCTTATGGTTCGTTGAAGTTGTTCGTGCGAGGCACTGTTACACAGTCTGCGCAGACTACTCCCCGATTCGACGGTCTGGGGGTCTCAATACCAGAAAAACCTGTCCCCTCTCCCACAACCTCGCAACACCAACTCCACAGGAAACcgctggatgatgatgctCTCAATAGGATATCACCACATACTCCAGGCAAGTCACTAGGCTCGCCCTCGCAAGCGACGTTCAAGGCGTCTCCTGCCGCAAATGGTTCTCAAGATCAAAATGCCGACTCCGAGAAGGATATCCGTACCCGCTACGAGGATCACTTGCGCGAAGTCGAGCGCAAGCAGAAGGCATATCGGAATTCCCGGTTGCACCCCTCGCAAGTGCCAAAAGAATCCCCCGGCGAAACTGGCATCAGAGGGACCAAAGTCATTGATTTCGACAAGGGTCGCAATTCTCCCTATGAAAAGGACACCTTTTCCAAGACCGATACACTGAAGCCCCTTCGGAAAGCACCGAGCGCACCGAATGAGTCCAACACGCTTACCAAGGTCAACTCCCTCAGCAAAAGACCTGGTGATCGTGAGCGGGCAGGCCCGCCGCAACCTGTCCAAACACACGGTCTTGGAGCCATGATTGCGAGCATGGGGCGCATGGGTGGTGCCATCGGTACGCCATCACCTTCCGTAGCGGTTCCCCCCAGTCCCTCGAACCGGGATAGTGCCAACTCAGAGACGATTACTCTGGATTCTGCTGCGTCTGCATCGAGTCAGACAACTCCGAGTAAGTTCTGATGGATTTAATTTTGGTGTACAGTTAGCTAACAAGCGTTTAATCGCAGACTCCTCAAGGCCCTCTTCGAAGTTGACTACCGAACAAGAAGCACAGAAATCTCAGGAATCATTTGCCGCTCCCTCTCCGGCGAAGACACCGTCGACGTCATCGCGGAAGCCCTCTCTCCAGTCTCGAAAGTCGTTTGGACCCGAATTCGTGTTCGAGGAGCATGAAGTATCATTCCAGCGATCTCCTAATCCGCCAACAGCAGAGGAATCTGATGATAGTTCTGACGACGGTCTTTGGGCAATGCGTCCCCCAAACCAGACTAAGCAAGCGGAGGCTAGTCCTCAAAAGCAAAGGCCCACTCTCACTGTCGACACTGAGAACAACAGGAATTCAAAGGTTCGGTTCAAGTCTCCGATCGATGTTGCCCGATCGTCGCATACCTCTGGCGGGGAGACATCTGAcgacaaagaaaagaagtcCGGTACCTGGTATGACGGGGATGAGCCGGATACGtctgaagaggagaaaccACCCGGCCCAGTGTTCAACCGAGAAGACATTTGGGCCAGTAGACCTCCAGTAGAGGGTGTCATTGACGATCTTGATAAGTTCTTCCCGAACATCGATCTTGATGCTCCCTACCTAGATgggccgccgtcgccaaATAGCCGAGGCCACGTCGAGCAGAAACAGGAGGCTCCAACTTCTGCTGCATCGCACTCTGGCCCAAGTCCCGTCGATTCATCTTACGATGCGGAGTCATCGACCGTGAAGCCGAATGACGCCGGAGCTTATGCTCGTCGCGCAGTCTCGCGCAGTGGTGGCGGCCTTCAGCGGATGAAGTCTATTCGAGAGGTGGCCCAAGGCGCGAACAAGGCCAACAGGACGCAGAGTATCAGTGGGGCCAGCGGCCCTAGAGGAGGGGACATGCTGCGCCGCAGAAGCACGACCAAGATGTTCGGTGCCAAAATCATGCAAATCAGCCCTAAGCCAGGCGGTCAAATCAATCGGCTTGACCCTATTCCGAGTAGCAGccaggctgctgctgctgctgctactgctgctgctggcaATGCGCCGCCGCAACGACAGCCCACTTTCCGTATCATCCGCGGTAAGCTCATCGGCAAAGGAACCTACGGCCGGGTGTATCTGGGCATCAACGCGGACAATGGTGAAGTCTTGGCTGTGAAGCAAGTCGAGATCAACGCCCGGATTGCAGGCATGGACAAAGACCGTatcaaggagatggtggcTGCGCTGAACCAGGAAATTGACACGATGCAACACCTCGAACACCCTAATATCGTCCAGTATCTCGGTTGCGAGCGTGGCGAATTTTCCATCTCTATCTACCTCGAGTATATCTCCGGTGGCTCGATTGGAAGCTGTCTTCGAAAACACGGGAAATTCGAAGAGAGCGTCGTCAAGTCCCTTACACGGCAGACCCTCAGCGGACTCGCATACCTGCACGACAAGGGAATTCTCCACCGCGACCTCAAAGCAGATAACAtcctcctggatctcgacGGGACATGCAAGATCTCTGATTTCGGCATCTCTAAGAAAACCGACAATATTTACGGCAACGACTCCACCAACTCCATGCAGGGCTCGGTCTTCTGGATGGCCCCGGAGGTCATCCAGTCCCAGGGCCGCGGCTACAGCGCCAAAGTCGATATCTGGTCCCTTGGTTGTGTGGTTCTGGAAATGTTCGCTGGCCGTCGCCCGTGGAGCAAGGAAGAGGCTATCGGCGCCATCTTCAAGTTGGGTAGTCTCAGCGAGGCTCCTCCCATCCCGGAAGATGTATCTTTGACAATCACTCCTGCGGCGCTGTCTTTCATGCTGGACTGCTTCACCATGTAAGGCTAACTCTTCCCCccctcctttttctctcttttcatAGTTGCCCGTTTAACATTTCCCCTTTCTACAGAGATACCTACGACCGTCCCACAGCCGGGACCCTGCTCACGCGCCACCCCTTCTGCGAAGCAGATCCGACCTACGATTTCCTCAATACGGAACTCTACGCCAAGATCCGCGATGTCCTCTAAActctttttcatttcttttttgttttgtcGTCATGTTTTGTTTTAGGGATGCTTTCGCATGGGAAAATAATGTTTTCACTCTGGTTTGGTTTGATTTTTGGGTAAGGAGCTGGGCTGCTCTGGGTTCTGCGCATCATACAATCAATACCCTCTCCCTTTGACGTCTGGATCAAGCGCTTACTATTGTCTGTCTTGCTCGAATGCcttcttttttatttttttatttttattgGAATGACCTGTTTCGTGTTTCATTGCTTGCTTGCTCGCCTAATGTACATAGCATTGCTCCTGGTTCATGAGCTGTGATATGATAGTCACCACAAATCTGGAATTCGGGTGAGATGTTGATTGATGCCTGTTACTTTTGTTCATGTTTATGTAGAAGAAAGGTCCTGGGAGACATTTTATTTTCTATGCTGATGGTATTCCACACCGCAACCACAGATATGCTATTTCCACGTGGTATCTATGCTAACAACAGGGAACAGAAAGAATGTAGGAAGATTCCTTTAAACAGGTCAATCAACGATCTATGAAGTCCGGCTCGAAAGATcgtgatcatcatcatcatcgtcatcatcctcgcccagatCAGCGCTCTCAGACTGAAGACCAGCAACGCCGACCCGGAACACGCCCTCGCACCACTCTGCAAAGGTATCGACGTCCCACACAGCGTCCTCCCGCCCCTTGCCCTTTTTACTGACGGGAAAgcccttgcccttctccgaGGAAGTGTACTTGTCAAAGTAATCCTCGTAGATCTGGATCGTGCGGTCCTGCACGGCGCCAACGAGAGTTTCTTTCATCCGAGTATCGTCGATATACTCATTCAGGATATTGCGGAGGGTGGGGACTTCTTTCTCGATCGTGCGACAGGAAGGGTGGATGAGTTCGCCGCGCTGCAGGTTGCGCGTGTCGACGAATTTGGCGGGCAGGGAGGCGGTCATGCGTGCGGCGAAGGCGTTGATGAAG
Encoded proteins:
- a CDS encoding uncharacterized protein (ID:PFLUO_004624-T1.cds;~source:funannotate) gives rise to the protein MTSAHPQNQHVNYGRPSTAPFAIPPPPPPPPPPQTNNANNAQPDNQPLTSATYIPRHDPPLTSATYIPGHDTIGVGIPPLFEPRTQYEAYSHNQPRLNQGHGISSVDGTYTRDDAALYGNVHYDKAQPSGASRPLEIGKSPSNRHNGTGDLSPNDAPDHWPLDRVLLWLAVNGFSDDWQETFKALELQGGEFLELGLGSGGRGNLGKMHQVVYPQLAKECARRGSKYDQAHEREEGKRMRRLIRQIQDGSQEASVSTPQRTDPPQFSAEPVPSFYTNAEPRSAGGGNDLYSDPSAALQAPSSAQRTNGQMRSVTGPPTSAGHESSTVDSPSRESATWFRSEASRNALSSLSDQRRKSPSVSSDSSPYPAPSSYRQDKDSPKSGSPAMQQVSPAYPGLSSSSATDLTIRREHSRGNSTESIPGAGYGPGSTARYYDSRRQGPDGTRPSPQDRQFSSEISSSLPREQSKGIFNRFWRKAKLDSSHPSPDDQFLESPTSPEAHPNGPYPQPTLNSSEVSVGERPSSTNASDPEKVVRTKHTSKSKRWILATMDGWNYRLIDVSEMETVESLRTGICQNLGISDWGNAQIFVTEPGQSEHEEPVNDTNLSLYRRNRCDPYGSLKLFVRGTVTQSAQTTPRFDGLGVSIPEKPVPSPTTSQHQLHRKPLDDDALNRISPHTPGKSLGSPSQATFKASPAANGSQDQNADSEKDIRTRYEDHLREVERKQKAYRNSRLHPSQVPKESPGETGIRGTKVIDFDKGRNSPYEKDTFSKTDTLKPLRKAPSAPNESNTLTKVNSLSKRPGDRERAGPPQPVQTHGLGAMIASMGRMGGAIGTPSPSVAVPPSPSNRDSANSETITLDSAASASSQTTPNSSRPSSKLTTEQEAQKSQESFAAPSPAKTPSTSSRKPSLQSRKSFGPEFVFEEHEVSFQRSPNPPTAEESDDSSDDGLWAMRPPNQTKQAEASPQKQRPTLTVDTENNRNSKVRFKSPIDVARSSHTSGGETSDDKEKKSGTWYDGDEPDTSEEEKPPGPVFNREDIWASRPPVEGVIDDLDKFFPNIDLDAPYLDGPPSPNSRGHVEQKQEAPTSAASHSGPSPVDSSYDAESSTVKPNDAGAYARRAVSRSGGGLQRMKSIREVAQGANKANRTQSISGASGPRGGDMLRRRSTTKMFGAKIMQISPKPGGQINRLDPIPSSSQAAAAAATAAAGNAPPQRQPTFRIIRGKLIGKGTYGRVYLGINADNGEVLAVKQVEINARIAGMDKDRIKEMVAALNQEIDTMQHLEHPNIVQYLGCERGEFSISIYLEYISGGSIGSCLRKHGKFEESVVKSLTRQTLSGLAYLHDKGILHRDLKADNILLDLDGTCKISDFGISKKTDNIYGNDSTNSMQGSVFWMAPEVIQSQGRGYSAKVDIWSLGCVVLEMFAGRRPWSKEEAIGAIFKLGSLSEAPPIPEDVSLTITPAALSFMLDCFTIDTYDRPTAGTLLTRHPFCEADPTYDFLNTELYAKIRDVL